GACGATTTTCAGCTTTCTTTGTTCCCTGTTTGAAATTTTTGAGGAAACTCCAATTCAGTAGGAATAAAAGGAAGAACCGGTAGCTATTTTATTTTCCAAATATTTCATTCAACACAATACTTAAACGCAATCCGGCAAGCAGAATCTGATTTTTAATAATATCATAGCTTTTATCAATGTATGCATCACTTAATTTATTGTGCGAATAATTATACACATCATCGAGCAGCTTACGTGTTTGATACATACAGCCCACAATATTAACCTTTGGAATTTGTTTCAGATACCAGTTTGGTATCCCTGCTAATGTTTTCTGATAATCATTAAACGATAATTTTTTGTAACGGATGATATCGCTGTCCCACACTTCATGCAAATCATCGGGATAACCTTTGAATTTTACCTTCACATCTTTTCCGCCTTTATCCGAGTCATAGCCTACATGCAGCGGCTGATGGATATCTCCCATTAAATGAAATAAGATTTTTAGATAGAAATTTATATCTTCATTTGAAAGTTTATATTTTTTCTTCAGCTTACTTATTGCATTTTTAAGTTGGTTGACAATGTTATCGCCTTTATTAATATTGCTGTTATAAATAGAATTCTTATCCATGTGCAAATGATGCCACTCGCTCATGTAGTCGTATTTGTTTTTATCTTTAATTTCGTCCATCCATATAGAGGCTTCTTCCCACGACATGCCGTTAAGATATTTATCTACCGAATCGCGTATAGGTTTATCGATTTTGCTTTTTGCAATTTCAATAATTATCTGATGTGCTTCTTTTCCCCATCCGAAGCATATGTCCGAAAATGCAAGGCAAAGCGAATATATGAGAATAAATTTTTTATACATACCAAATGCAAAGTAACTCAATAAATGAAAATGAAAAATTTATTTAGAAACTTTTAACAAAAAATTAAAAACGTTCTTTAATAATTCCAAAATTCCTGATACAATTCCTGAAGGTATGCTTTTCCGTATTTTTCAATGGAATCTTTTTTATCGGCGGGAAGTTTTTCTTCAAAATATTTATTCATAAAATGATCGTACGAAAAATCACCATCAGGACAAACCCACCCGAAACCTGTTTCGTTTGAAAAGTAGGCGTAATCATTGATTGCAGGATTTAAAAGATTTTTACTCCATCTGAATTTTTCGCTTGATATTCCCGTCTGATGCAGCAGTGTTGCGGCAATATCGGCCTGTGAGCCGAATTTATTGCAAGCAGAACCCTGGTATTTTTCTTTGATCACATTTCCATAAAAGAGCATAGGAATTCGCGCATAATTCATATTCCAGTATTCATATGACCTGTATGAACTGTGGCTGTGGTCGGGGACTATAACGAAAAGAGTATTTTTAAACCATGCTTGTTTTTTTGACTTTGAAATAAAATCACCCAGGCAACTGTCGGAATAATAAGCAGCATTCACATATTCTTTTTCCAGTTCGGGCCATTGAATGTTTTCCTTGAAGTTAGGCATGTCGTAAGGTGAATGCGAACTTAATGTGAACATTGCTGCAAAAAATGGGGAGTGCAAAGTATTTATTTCTGAAAGAAATTCAGGAAAAATAAACTCATCATGTATGCCAAGTTTTCCGCGGGAATAACTATTGCTGAAATCATCTTCTTCCATTATTTTGTCAAAATTATTGAAGTAAATATAACTTTTCATGTTGCCATACGAAAGTTGTCCGCCGAAAATAAATAATGAATGGTATCCTTTACTGCCAAGGGTTTTAGTAAGGCTTGGCAGTTTAATGAATTTATCAGGCTGGCGTGTTATAACATTAAGCGGATGCGATGGAAAGCCGCCGAATATATTCGACATTCCTTGTTCCGAGCGTGTTCCGCTTGAATACATATGGGTAAATAAAATCCCATTTTTTTCTAATTCGTGGAAACAAGGTGTGATGCCTTTTTCTCCGCCTAATGATTCAACAAGATCGGCTGACCAGCCTTCAAGAATTATTAAAACAATATTTGGCGCTTTATTTTTTAAAACTTCAACGGTTGTGTCTTTAGGTGTTGTAAGGATTTCTTCAGTAATTTTATTTGCTTCATCAGAATCAAAATAGGTAAATGGATTTTTATCAATGGAATTATAGTTTTGACTTAAACTTTTTATTAAATTCCATCCTGAATTCACAGCAGTTAAATTTAAAATATCATGTTTTGAAAAATATGCATTGCTTTGCGTAATGGGAATTTGCTGCAATCCGCCTCTCAACCCTATTAATAATAAGGGGAAAGTAATAATAATGAAAAGAAAAGAAAAATATATTTTGCCGGCAGCATTTTTTATTTGATGCCAAACCCATTTCTTGTATACAAAAGCTCCAACTGAAAATTGAAAAATCAAAATAAAAAGTAATAGTATGAATACCCATGTAGATGCGGAGTTATAAATTTCACCCGGATTTTCAAGGTACCGGATTGCTTTAGCGCTTAATTTGGTTTTCCATTCATCGTATATGCCAAGTTCAGCAGTTGTGATAATTGAAAAAATAAAGATCAGGATAAAATTATAAATGAGGTTAATTATATTAAGAAAGTTTTTTGAATAAAATAATTGAATGGTAAGTATCAAAACAGGAAATGCCATGATATAGCAAATGGTGCTCAGGTCGAGATGCAGTGCCTGAATGAATATCGAAAGGATGTTTGAAAAATGTATGCCTGTAAGGTATTTGTGATAGTAAACGAGAAAAATTATTCTTGAAAAAGCAAAGAATAAAAACCAAAAACAAACCTGTTTTAATAATGATTTTAAAATATTTTTCACATTGTTCAAATGATTTGCAAAAATAGTAATTAATCAAATACCAGATATAAATCCAGAATCACCAGGTATATGTAAAACCTTACCAGCTATCAAATAGTCCTTTGAGTTTTGTTGTGATATTTTTTTATTTGTAACTGAAAATATTTTCAAAAAGAATATTTAGATGAGTATAAAAAAAATAATTTCATTTTTCTTATTAATTATTGGTATTAATTTATTTGCTACGGGTGAAAATTTTCCGGTAGGTGGTCGTTCAGCCGGAATGGCAAATGCATCCGTTACGCTTAATGATTTCTGGTCAATATATAATAACCAGTCAGGACTATGCGGAATAAAAAAAATTTCAGCAGGTATTTATTATGAAAATCGTTTTGGTTTAAAAAATTTTGGATTAAAAGCAGGCGCTGTCGTAATGCCAATAAAAGCTGGTGTTTTGGGATTAAGCATGAATTACTTTGGATATTCAATGTACAATGAAAGTAAAATAGGTTTTGCATACGCGAAAAAATTTTCAGAAAATTTTTCAATGGGAATACAACTTGATTACCTGTCAACTCATATTGCGGAGAATTATGGAAACCGATCAACTGTTGCCGGAGAAATAGGACTACGTTATCAATTGAATAAAAACCTTTGTATTGCCGGGCATATTTATAATCCTGCAAGAGCAAAAATTGCAGAATATAATGATGAAAGAATCCTGACTGTAGTGAAAGTTGGATTATCATATTTATGTTCAGAAAAGGTTTTACTGAATACAGAAACGGAAAAAGATATTCAATATAAAGCTGTATTTAAGGCAGGTGTAGAATATCATCCGGTAAAAGAAATATATTTCAGAACAGGAATTGCAACAAATCCTTTTTTGAATGCTTTTGGTTTTGGAATAGAAATTAAAAATTTCAAACTCGATTTTGCAACATCATATCATCAAACGTTAGGCTTTTCACCGCAATTCTCGATGATTTTCAATGTTTCAAAAACAACCGCTTCTTCAAACTGAAAAGTTTTATGAAAAAGCAATTAAAATATTTTTTCAAGATATCATATTTCCTTACACTGTTGTTCGCATTTAATGTATCGGCGCAAGAAGTTGATACAATTGAAACAGGTAATGAAGATGTTTTTCAAAAAGTAGAAAGCATTGCCGAACAAACAGATGCTGAGCTGGATTATACTGAATTGCTTGAAGATATGGATTATTATCGAAATCATCCGATAAACCTTAATAAAACTGATGAAGCGGAACTAAAAAAACTATTTATTCTGAATGATATTCAAATAAATAATTTGCTTGAACATATTGCTGCAAACGGTAAACTTATTTCGCTTTATGAATTACAGGGCATTTCGGGATTTGATATTGCGACAATCAATAAATTGTTGCCATATGTTTATGTTTCAGGAGATGTAAACAATCGCCATTTTTCTTTTAAGGAAATGCTTGATAATAGCAGCAGTCAGTTTATCATAAGATATCAGAAGGTTCTTGAAGAACAGCAAGGTTTTTCTGCAATCACTGATTCGGCGCTTTCTGAAAGTCCCAATTCGCGCTATGTTGGGAGTCCTGAAAAAATATTTGCTAAATATCGTTTCACTTATTATAACAATATAAGTTTTGGCATTACAGCCGAGAAAGATGCAGGAGAAGAATTTTTTAAAGGCTCACAGAAAAACGGTTTTGATTTTTATTCGGCACATTTTTTTATTCGCGATTTTGGTTTTATTAAAGCATTGGCTGTTGGCGATTACCAGGTGCAATACGGGCAGGGACTCACATTATGGTCGGGACTGGGTTTTGGGAAATCGTCCGATGCAATGGGAATAAAAAAGAACGGGCAAGGCATCAAACCTTATACTTCTTCGGATGAAAACCGTTTTATGCGTGGCATTGCAACAACGATAGGAAATAAAAATATTGAACTGTCATTATTTTTATCAAACAAAAAAATAGATGGAAATATTACTGAAAATGATACTTCAACAGATGAAGTTATAAGTTTTTCGTCATTACAGGAAACGGGTTTGCATTCCACACCCAATGAATTGGCTAATAAAGATGCAATAAATGAATTGATTTACGGCGCGCATATTTCGGGTAAAATAAAAAAAATAAATATTGGCGCTACTGCTTTTAAAAGTAAGTATAGCGCTATGTTGCAACGCGAATTCCAATTGTATGATCAGTTTGAATTTTCCGGAAATGAAAACTCAAATATTGGAATTGATTACAGTTATATTTTCCGAAATATGAATTTATTTGGTGAGCTATCACGAAGTGAGAATGGCGGAAAAGCTTTTATGAATGGATGCTTATTAAGTCTTGACAAAAAAATATCATTATCATTTTTGTACAGAAATTATGAAAAAGAATATCAGTCGTTATATAGTTCCGCATTTGCCGAAAACAGCAATCTGGCAAATGAAAAAGGAATTTTTTCTGGATTTATTTTTAAACCTGTACATGCGGTTTCAATAACAGCATATATTGATAATGTTTCATTTTCCTGGCTCAAGTATAGGATTGATGAACCTTCCAAAGCGCTCGATTATTTGTTTCAATTAAACTGGGCGCCTTCAAAAAAAACAGAAATGTATTTTTTATACAGACAGAAAAATAAAAATTTAAATAGTTCTGGTGAAGATGTATTATTTGATAATGTTGAACCAACGCTAAAACAAAATTATCGCTTTAATGCTGTTTATAAAGTTAATTCAAAGGTAACGCTGAAAAACCGAGTTGAGTTTTTATCATATAAAGTTAGTGATGAAGCGCCGCAGCAAGGTTACATCATTTATCAGGATATAAATTTTAAAAAAATGAAAAGCCCGTTTTCATTTTCTGTGCGCTATGCCCTGTTTGATTGCGATACATACGACAGCCGTATTTATGCTTTTGAAAATGATGTTCTGTATTCGTATTCTGTTCCTGCCTTTTATAATAAAGGTGCCCGCTTTTATATTACCACACATTATTCAGTATGTAGAAATTTTGATATAT
This Bacteroidales bacterium DNA region includes the following protein-coding sequences:
- a CDS encoding S1/P1 nuclease, with amino-acid sequence MYKKFILIYSLCLAFSDICFGWGKEAHQIIIEIAKSKIDKPIRDSVDKYLNGMSWEEASIWMDEIKDKNKYDYMSEWHHLHMDKNSIYNSNINKGDNIVNQLKNAISKLKKKYKLSNEDINFYLKILFHLMGDIHQPLHVGYDSDKGGKDVKVKFKGYPDDLHEVWDSDIIRYKKLSFNDYQKTLAGIPNWYLKQIPKVNIVGCMYQTRKLLDDVYNYSHNKLSDAYIDKSYDIIKNQILLAGLRLSIVLNEIFGK
- a CDS encoding LTA synthase family protein produces the protein MKNILKSLLKQVCFWFLFFAFSRIIFLVYYHKYLTGIHFSNILSIFIQALHLDLSTICYIMAFPVLILTIQLFYSKNFLNIINLIYNFILIFIFSIITTAELGIYDEWKTKLSAKAIRYLENPGEIYNSASTWVFILLLFILIFQFSVGAFVYKKWVWHQIKNAAGKIYFSFLFIIITFPLLLIGLRGGLQQIPITQSNAYFSKHDILNLTAVNSGWNLIKSLSQNYNSIDKNPFTYFDSDEANKITEEILTTPKDTTVEVLKNKAPNIVLIILEGWSADLVESLGGEKGITPCFHELEKNGILFTHMYSSGTRSEQGMSNIFGGFPSHPLNVITRQPDKFIKLPSLTKTLGSKGYHSLFIFGGQLSYGNMKSYIYFNNFDKIMEEDDFSNSYSRGKLGIHDEFIFPEFLSEINTLHSPFFAAMFTLSSHSPYDMPNFKENIQWPELEKEYVNAAYYSDSCLGDFISKSKKQAWFKNTLFVIVPDHSHSSYRSYEYWNMNYARIPMLFYGNVIKEKYQGSACNKFGSQADIAATLLHQTGISSEKFRWSKNLLNPAINDYAYFSNETGFGWVCPDGDFSYDHFMNKYFEEKLPADKKDSIEKYGKAYLQELYQEFWNY
- a CDS encoding helix-hairpin-helix domain-containing protein, producing MKKQLKYFFKISYFLTLLFAFNVSAQEVDTIETGNEDVFQKVESIAEQTDAELDYTELLEDMDYYRNHPINLNKTDEAELKKLFILNDIQINNLLEHIAANGKLISLYELQGISGFDIATINKLLPYVYVSGDVNNRHFSFKEMLDNSSSQFIIRYQKVLEEQQGFSAITDSALSESPNSRYVGSPEKIFAKYRFTYYNNISFGITAEKDAGEEFFKGSQKNGFDFYSAHFFIRDFGFIKALAVGDYQVQYGQGLTLWSGLGFGKSSDAMGIKKNGQGIKPYTSSDENRFMRGIATTIGNKNIELSLFLSNKKIDGNITENDTSTDEVISFSSLQETGLHSTPNELANKDAINELIYGAHISGKIKKINIGATAFKSKYSAMLQREFQLYDQFEFSGNENSNIGIDYSYIFRNMNLFGELSRSENGGKAFMNGCLLSLDKKISLSFLYRNYEKEYQSLYSSAFAENSNLANEKGIFSGFIFKPVHAVSITAYIDNVSFSWLKYRIDEPSKALDYLFQLNWAPSKKTEMYFLYRQKNKNLNSSGEDVLFDNVEPTLKQNYRFNAVYKVNSKVTLKNRVEFLSYKVSDEAPQQGYIIYQDINFKKMKSPFSFSVRYALFDCDTYDSRIYAFENDVLYSYSVPAFYNKGARFYITTHYSVCRNFDIWLRFAQTYYDNKTLISSGLTQIAGNKKSEIKVQLRIKF